One Callospermophilus lateralis isolate mCalLat2 chromosome 13, mCalLat2.hap1, whole genome shotgun sequence genomic window, GAACTGGTATGGCTACAATAAAAATTGGGTGGGCTGGGCCAAATCATGAGAGGCCTTGAATTTCAGTTAAGGAACCTCAGTTTTATTCTCTAAATATTAAGAAGGCATTGAAATCTCTTATCTGAAGAAGTAGAATGATCAAAATATGTCTTATTGTGGAAGATGAATTGAAGCCGGTGCAGTGacacagacctgtaatcccagtggctctggaggctgagatgagagaattgcaaattcaaagccagcctcagcaacttagtgagacccagtatAAATAAAAAGGGCAAAAATAGCTATTAGTAAGCAATTTAACACTGTTGAGTTAAACACTAATCAGTCCCTAAGAAATTTTGCAGTGAGATAAGAAGGTCTCTAAAAGAATGTGGTAAATAGGGAAATGGGGAGGGGGAGCCTGCCATTTCCCTTATCTCCAATCTTTGGGAAAATATCTACACAAATGACCTTGGTTGTAAAGTAAAGGAATGAAGCATCTGAAGAAAGCCACCTGCACAGTGGGCATGCACCTATCCTATACATTCCCCAGCTTATAGGCACAGTGCAGCCCTCCATTGTATGCTGATCCACCACCACCGAGGAGTAAGTAATAAAATGTCCAAAATCTCTCTGTTGGGTCCTCTAGGTTCTCTCTTTGGGATTGGTAAACAGTATGCCTTGGGCCTTTGCAGCCCTCGAGTGGAACAAATACATAACATATATTTACCTATGGTTTACTGAACACCCCACATTATTCCAACAAGAATTTGTGAGAATTAGCAGTATAACAATTATAAGAGAATGGGTATGTTATAAACTCTAAATTATTTCCAAAATGACTTGAGGTGACTCATGGGGAAACGTGCAAACTAATTGTGAGTGTATTTCTCTTTGTCCCAATCCCATTTACATTTACAATACCGGTTTTTGCATTAGTCATGTGTATTTGTCTCCCAAACAACTATGAGCTTCTTGGGGCAGCAACTGCCTAAGTCATCTTTGAATATCCTGCACCTAGCATTGTATCTAAAAAAATAATGCTCAATAACTATTCAGTGCATGAATGCTATGATTAGGATAGTAGTAGATATTTGTTAACTATTACAGCAAAACGAATTCCTGATCTCCAGGCCTGAGAATATGAGGTTGCTAATACACTGCCCCTTTGGGCAGGAAGGTTTAAGGAGCTGTACCACATTGGGCCACTCTATAGCTCCAGCACACCCTGTGCATTTCTAGATTGCAGTCTTCCTTAGGTGATCTGTTAGGAACACTCACCTATCTTCTCTCAGTTTAGCCATATCCTGCCCATCCTTTGTGGTCCAGGTCAACTCAATTCCTACTTCTTTTCCTTAGTCTTTCTCCATGTCTGGAATCTAGGAGGCCTCTGCCTCTTCTGACCCTGATACCACATTCAAGACCACTCACTggccgggtgtggtggtgcacacctgtaattccagcaccttgggaggctcAGGTAGAAGGATtgaaatttcaaagccagcctcagcaatttagcaagactctaagcaactcaatgagaccctctctcaaaataaaatatatatatataaaaaaaaggggtaaagatgtggctaagtggttaagtgcccctgagttcaatccttgctatcaaaacaaacaaaaactcactGAATTTCTGGCAATGTGGCTTCCTTCACCCGTTTTATTCCTTATTTAAATCTGAGCTTCTTGAAGCCAGGGACTAGgtcttatattttcttttatactCTCCTCAGTACCTACAAAGCTTTCTCTTAGCAACTCATGTCATAGAGAAGCATTGCACTTAACTCAGTGAATGTGTTTAGTTGGCAGAGATTAAAATTAAGATAATGGCCAGTCCCACAGGTGCCCAGGACAGATCCAGTGGATTGGGTCTCTGGATAACACTTTGTATTTATCTGGGGAACTTtgttcaaaaccaaacaaaacaatgaATAAAAATGCCCTCTTATCCTTGGTAACTGTCCTGCCTTGGTCCTCTCAATTCTGTGCTCTAGGGCCATCAAAGTTGGGTGGCCTGGTATGCTGCTTGTTGCTAACCTATCAAGTGCATCTCTAGGGAACTGATTTGTCTGGCATTGTGAAACACTTTCtgcaataattattttattttccttattattAATTCCTATAAAGAAATGAGGACTATATTTGTATTTGTGAAATATAAATGATGAGTTTTCtatttctaaagatttttttttaatggagaccTCCTCTTCTGAGaaaacagataaatgaataaaataattctctgtgtaaaatatgaattttttccttctttttgagatggggtcttactatattttccaaattggtcccaaactcctgggctcaaacaATTCTTCTGACTTCAGAGTAGCTGGGACTCTAGGTACACCACCATGCTAGGCTTgagattttaataaaattaataaaaatagctACCATTAACTGAGAACCTCCAATGAACCCTTAGATTAGAGCTACTCTCCGTAGGACAAGTATTTGCCCCTAATACTACACAATAGCACCAAGCAGAGAATAGGTGCCCaagaaatatgtataaaaattgatGGCAGGTACAACACACAGAGCTTTGCATATCTGCCTCATTTAATCCCATCAGCCTCTCCTCAATGGACCACTCACAAACACCCCATTAATGAAATATTAACATtatctttatttccattttatagatgaagaaattgaTATTGCAAGATAGAATAATGTATCCATAGATATATGACAAGTAAATAAATAGTCTCTTTTACTCTAAAACTTTTCTTAACCAGGGTTCTATGAATAGAACAAGGGTAGATGGCCCAGATGAGAACATTCCATCACCAGGGTAACATCCCAGTGGGCTGATCCTCACAGGTGGATTTCAAATTGGCATTGAATTGCTGTATATAAAAGGTAATTGAGGGTTGGGgtgggtggctcagtggtacagcatttgcctagcaggtgtgaggcactgggttcgattttcagcacagcatataaataaataaagtcccattgacaaaaaatatatatataaaaaaacaaataaaaggtaATTGATAATAATGAATCTGTAGAAACAGTAATATATTTTCTCTATATATGCAATCAATTCTCATTCTTTTAGTAGTTCtaaaaaaatcactgaaaacAGTAAAATTAGCAAACACTGAACCATTGTTTCTAGGAAAGTTAGGTTCCCATGAGTctctgatcacaatattttttcaaacaatcactATGTAATCTtttgtatggtttgtttatttttatgtgtgtgagGGGAATGTTAGAAGGGAGGGAGGGTCTCGCTTTGTTGTCCAGGCAGGCCTAGACTTCTGGGCTCAAGCCATCTCCTGCattagccttctgagtagctgcagGCTCTCATGACCATGTCTGGTTTCTGTTACTGAGTAATTTAATAGATATTGTTGATTCATTAACATTTGATTAATTGAACCCATGACCTACAGCACTGCAACTCATGCCTACACAAAGCTTATCTAACAGACATTTCTCCATCAGGTATATGCCAGCCTTCTTGTGCTTAGGAACAATCGCTAGCACTTCAGTGCTACACTTAGGTGTCAATTTGTGTCACAACACACAAACAGATTTAAGTggagagaaaaaacaaaaacatctatTTAATAAACTGAATGAATCCTTTTTTTCAAAGTACATAATTAATATAATAAAGTGACCATTGAGGATGACAATAGAAGACTCTTCATAGATTTTAACTCCTTTAGTTcttattgttgtagggacaaatgaggcaaggcaccgaagacagcaggaaacagttttatttggctgcagccaggttcagagggtacagcctttgctgtaatcaatcaatcccctgaaccccgagttcaggaagtttcagagttttatacccagtatgtaaggggaggggctcagaagttctcagtctgcagaagttcacataaaagcagctttttctttcactattctgggcatgttaactcttcaaggacaacacttgaGAAGGAGAGAGCTttatctcccctttctttcctccccctgccagctgttaccatggagcccaactgtaacttatcttaaaaatgtagacatctctgtgaaacccagctcaaggccagaggccttgtttgcacatttcttcaaagtactatactggatacgtttgtgaaaaactagtaagagggtgtccagcacctggagtgctggtatcttctcggccagtggccaagtaaacagggcaacaagaaaataggaagtttatctacaacagactcttttgctgacagtcctaaaatcagccatggtgaagcaggcttttctgtggagaaagggggtgccacttcattaTGATACTTTAAGAGTTGGACATTCTTTCCACTGAATATATAAATAAACTGAGGCCCAAAGAAGTTAGTGGGTAACATAGTTAGCATCTGAAACAAATAACCCCCAAATCCATGATCTTATCACTAACTTGTAGAGCTAAGTAATTTTATTGAGCTGCAGTTTTTAGATAATTTGTAATAAATGTTTGAATTCTGTGACAATTTCAATGAACTTTCAATTAAGACATCTCCAATTCATTTGCAAGAGGCCTAGAAGATGGgcttttaataaaatataaattaactcAAAAGTACGTAAAAAATGATTGCcctgttttctttttactttcctTTAGTCAGGTCTCCATTTCGTTTATACATCCCCCAGAGCAGATGATAAAGTATCAATGGAGATAGAATTCAAAAGTTTGATTTCTGATGAACTCCTATCATTAGTAAAAGAAATTTTAAGTTAATGATAAAAATGAGATATTTTAATTCatctaattaaataaaaatgtcgATTTTTATTTCATCCATATTATTCTTGATTTTCATTATACCGGATAATTCATTCATGATTGGCATAGTTTGCTTTATGGAGGCCAATATAATTCTTTAATGTTGAGTGTGTAAGACATTCTGTCTTCCTTCAAGTTAAACTCACTAGATCCAATATTGAAAAGGAATATTCTCACTTCTTCAATCGACATCTAAAGATGTCTACTTAAATCACTTGAATACCAAGGGGATATTTTCAGGAGGGTTGTATATTTATGAACAAACATTAttggatttttatctttaagaagTCAGCCACTTCTTATTGGGCTCCTCCATTATACTGAGTTCAAACTTCAAAAATTATTGTGAAAAAAAAAGGATTCTAAGCTCAAGGATTTCCCAAGGGAGACTGAAATATAAAATGGGAAAAGTACACATGCCAGAAATGGAAAAATTATACTGCAATTCATAGGGGGAAAAGGatcttttcttttcatattttttatttcacacacacaaacacacacacaggtgtTTCCCATCCGGATCCCCTGCAGCTAAATTCTGACATTTTTTGTACCCACCCTGGCTTCACAGCTTGCTGTTTCTGGTTAACACCCTGATTGTGAATTTGGGCTGAAAGCACAATGCAAGGATCCTAGCACTCTCCCTGGAGGGGTTTTCCACTCGGAGCTGGTCTGAGTGCAGAGTTTATTTCTGCTTCACTGCTGCTGCCCTGAGGAGGTGATCGCTgggttctaacttgtgaaaaagtCTTCTTTAGACTCCCCACTGTTCACAGGCCTTGGGCTTTGGTTTTTGTGCCCCTTCTTGTAAAGGCTGGAAAAACTCCTTTAACCTTCCTGGGATCAGGCTGCCTGTCCTCTCTGGTTCTTGCCTTCTGTAGTCGGGGGCCTGATAGTTCCTAACTCTCTTGTTAGTTCTTCACTGAAAAatttggaaaacagaaaaatccccCTCATTTCTTGGCAGTTTTCACTGGGAGCTATGTGTGAATAGTTCATCACAGACACTTCAATGAAAGTCTGCTCaggccaggtgcggtggcacacaccagtaatcccaggctcaggaggctgagggaggaggattgccagtctcagcaaattagtgtggccctaagtaactcagagtGTGACCTtgcctctaaacaaaatataaaaaagggctgggaatgtggtttgatggttaagtgcccctgggatcaatcccctgaacaaaaaaaaaaaaaaaaaaaggaaaagaaagaaaataatctttCCAGTCCCACATTGTGCATTTGCTTCTTAAATTCTGTTCATGTATACAAAAATGTTAACGTGAGCTTGTCTTAAATGTCTGAGCATAGTCCTTGTGTGTAAAAAGTACTTTTTATAGTTTCTTGGAtttcaaattaatgctaattttctaaaattgtacaaaaaaattcaaaaaaattgtACAATCTTTTTGCCAACTTTTGATTTCAGTATGGTTTTTgttattctatttataaattgagtTATTTTTGTTTACAGTAAGAATGATAAATCTTACCTGGggatgctcagtggtagagcacttgaaccCAGAGTCTTGGGTTTAAGTCCCAAtactgtcaaaataaaaaatatatataaataaacaaatcctatataaataaaaaaaagaataacccttattttttttctgctaatgTTCAAGTAACTCAAGTTGAGAAGACTAGATACCCTGAAGTAATCAGTCCATTTAAAACTTAGTTAATACAAGTCCTTTAAATATAAACTTCCCTTATAAATTTAACACATTTGATTTTTAAGCACTTCAAATGCCTGAAATGACAAATCTATGGCCTTAACAAATAAAAACATTCctaagtggggctggggttgtggctcagtggtagagcacttgtctagcatatgtgaggccctgggttcaattctcagcacctcatttaaataaatgaataaaagatccatcaacatctaaaaaaatatttttaaaaaaatccctaaGTACTTAACACATATTTTTAAATCTATGTTCTATCATAGCCAACTTAATGAAATCACTTTGGATATTTTGGATATTTGTAACACCCGAAATGTTGGTGACCACTGAATCAAAAGTGACTTTaatctgggtgtggtggcacatgcctgtaatcccagaatctcagaaggctgaggcaggaggattgccagccctagaaatttatatatataaatatatatatatattctaatatatatacatacatatatgtacatatatattgcgTATTAAATCAGAAGTAACAATATCGTTATAATCAGAACCAATGCATAGtattttcaaaaccaaaatatacTCTTTTCCTATATactttttttggtctttttctcCCTGAAGAAAACCCAAAACCACAAAGTCCTTAGGAGACAATAGCAAAAACTGGGGTGAGATGTGGGGTTGGGGACATGGTGGTAGTAGGAATATTTTGCAGAAGGAGAAAGAGGAACGTAAATATAATTGTGAATACTGCTTCTAGGTCAGGCAGGCAACTGATagtatttttttcatttgcaGGATAGCAAGAACGACTTGAGAGTTTATTTGTTATCATGTCATCCATCAACAGATTaaaaacaataaatcaaaatagaatAAGCAAACAGCGTCTCCTAGAGCAGATAAATGAAAAGCGTGAAACCAACTGTTTTGTGGAAAGAAGCAATCAAGTCAGCTTCCTGAGAGTTCAGAAGAGGCACTTCAGTGGTGCCCATCAGTCATGTGTTTTCACCCATTTCAATGAAGGTATTCCTGACAGCAGCAGGAGCTCCTGGGTCCAACCAAGTATCTTTGTTCACCCAGAGAAAAGGCACTTTGAACCAAAAAGTAAGATGTTATGGGAGAATTCCTACTCTTCATAGGAAGAATTCATAagaaaatttaggaaaaaaaattctgggGTCAAAAGAGGTTCCtatatattatggtttggatatacagTGTCTCTCCCAAAATTCATGTGTTAAAAACATGATATccggggctgaggctgtggctcagcgatagagcacttgccttgcatgagtgaggcactgggttctatccgcagcaccacataaaataaacaaataaataaagagatatagttaaaaaaaagaaaataaaagaaaacattatatCCAACGTAacaatgttcagaagtgaaatgattagatatgAAAGCTATAatctcatcagtgaattaatccatatggtagattaataatttgaaaccaACTACTGAGTGTTAACTATAGGCAGAAAGAGTGAGTTTGGAGGAAGCAGGTTATTGGATGCATGCCATTGGggattatatcttgtccctggcttcTCATGAGgtgcctctcccctccccctcccctctctttctctctccctcttcctggctgccataaaATGAGCAGCTTTCTACCACCATTCCCTTCCACCATGCTGTTCTAGCTtacctgggcccagagcaatgaagtctattaaccatgaactgaacctctgcaaCCGTgagcaaaataaaccttttcttctttcagttgtttttgtcagatattttgtcatAGCTACtatgtcacagcaatggaaagctgactaacacactagGTATTACCCTGAGATACTTTAATCTGTCTGAAGGAAAAAGTATCAGTAAACTAGGCTAGTTTGTATAAGATCCACCAGAGTTCAGACCCTCAGTTTCTTGTGCCTATACAGAATCCCAGACCCAGGCTGATTTGTTCAATAGGCTCTAGTCTGGGTCCTGAAATCTGGATTCTCAAAAGACTATGGTGATTGTGATGCTGATGACCTTAggaccacattttttaaaaaaagttgttACACATAATTGTGATAGATCCCAAGAACTTCAGAGACCCCCtatctcaccaatttttgttgccTTCTGCAAACGTTTCATGTGCAAAATTGAAGCAAATGAAAAATGATTTTGATGATAAAAGTCACACAATAGCCCTGaaagcaataatttaaaaaaaaaaaaaaaagtggagggagGTTGGGTGGAAGGCAATGGTATGGGGGAGTGGTATTATTTTTCAGGAAGAAGAAGTCATAAATGCCAGTTATTTTGGCATTGTTATAAATATTGACTTCCTTCTTAGTCAAGGCAGTCAACAGGTAATATTTTCTCAATTGTGGAGGGTTGGGGGAAGTGTGCGTATgtaattatatttaatataaccAATACTTTATTTAGTTCAGAAGCTAAAGAATGGACCACATTGGAGATTTAATTTTTTGATGTGACTGTGACTTCCATTTGGGTCAGAGCTCTTAGTAAGTGGTATAGGGAAGTGATGCAGTGTGACATAGAAAGCCAAAAGGATgcattgtattttaaaattaatctgtaacaatcctgtttttttttttttttccttgcagggTAGGGTGtgtacagggaattgaacccaggagcatttaaccactgagacacatcccagtccttttttgtattttatttagagaccgagtctcactgagttgcttagtgccttgcttttgctgaagctggctttgaacttgtgatcctcctgcctcagcctcccaagctgagtGAGGTGCACTGGCCATGTTTTACTCAAAAAATACTTTTACAAAGAGTATTGCTCATTCTAAGAGAAAAAAGCATAATCTTTTATTCTGGTTGAATTATTTGGAACTAGAAGAATTAACTCATCGCTACTATGTTAGTTGTCACAAGTTTGATAGTAGAGGGAAAAATCTGCCTCTAAGACAACATAGTATACAACTTTACATGAATATACATGGCTTTTTACAATACATAATTTAACACATGTAATCCCCATAAACCAGTTTTATGGTATAAAGTTTATAAGCCAAAAATCTTAGATCATTAAAAAAAGTCCCAGGGTtgcggttgtgactcagtggtagagcatttgtttaccatgtatgaagcactgggtttgatcctcagcaccccataaaaaaaattaaataaaggtactgaaaaagaaaaagtctgcagatgtggctcagtgggtttaatgcccctgggttcaatccctggaaccaaaaattagaaaataaataagtaaaatgattttaaaaaataaccctctaaatattttagaaaaaatcTTTGCCCCTTTTAACTAAACAGATTTAAACAGCAGTTTAATTTTATGGTGTATGGATACAAGATAAGTATAGACCTAATTTAAATGATAGAAATTTGGCGTGTAAATACATGGTGTTACTGTTTGGACACGAGGTGTCCTTCCAAAGCTCCTATGTGAGATAAcgaaagaatgttcagaggtgaaatgattaggttgtgagagccttgacccaatcagtggattaattcactggtaagaattaactgaatggtaactgtaggcaggtcgagtgtggctggaggaagcaggtcactaatggtgtacctttgaggtttatattttgtccctggtgggtGGAGATCTCTATCTGCTTCCTGGCAGCCATTTCctcagctgctttcctccaccacacccttctactatgatgtcctgcctcacctcaggcccagagcgatGGAGTCCACTGCCCACGTGCTGAACCTCGGAACCCGGAgtcaaaatgaacttttcctccccaggttgttcttgtcaggtgttttggtcacagcgatACAAAAGCTGACTCTAGCACATTATCTGTATTAGTAACCTAAACTAGTCGTTCTCAAAAGTGTGGCTCAGGGATCCTTGTGTGCTTGAGTCTTTTTCAGGAGTCTGCAAGGTCAAAACTGTTATTACAATAAtactatgtttgtttgtttgttttgtacagaggattgaacccaggggtgcttagccactgagccacacctttagacctttgtattttgagacagggtctcactaagtttcttagggtctcactaagttgctgaagctggtctagAAATTCCAGTCCTTCTTCCTGACCCTCcctagtcactggaattacaggcacacaccaccatggccaacacattttattttcttatttccacCAGTGGAAAGTACCTGGGCTAAAGAAAAAAAGGTatgctacttttaaaaaaaatttttttagtgccTACTTTATTCTGAATACTATTAAGGTTTCTTTGTTCCTAAACTGAGTTTAGATCACTTGAGAAATAGAGGTAAAACTGTTGGCatccttattaaaaaaaaaaaaaaaaatctgtaatagAGGAATTTGCTAAAGAGCAGCCAAATGGCCAACTTGCCCCTAAAGGGAATTTACCCCATCTTGAAACAGAACTTCAGACCTGCTACTGGACTGAGAACCCATAAGAGAGTGCCCTCCAGGAGACCAGCAGaggcattttacaaatgaggaattgGGATGTTACCTCTAAAGTTGGATAGACATATTACTGTGGTAGGCTCTCAAGAAACATTCATTAAATCAAACAATAAACATCATTCACGATAAAATAACATCTTCTTTAGAGAAGCTGACCCTCTCCTGTCCTGTGGATATTGAAGAACAGCAAAACACCAAACATCTCTAGGTGATCTTGACCCAGATAGCTGGTGGAACTTAACCTGTAAGAGGACTTAAAATATCATCTCTGTCTGCTGACACCCACATTTTCTATTTCTGACCCTGATCTCTCTTCTAACTTTCAGATTTATTTGCATATCAGATTGTACCTATCAGACTGCCCCTTGTACTTGAGGCCATCTCCAATCTACCATTGCTAAAACAGAATTCCCTGCTAAAGCAGGGATCATATGTGGTTTTTCATTGTTTTATCTTCATTGCCTATAACAGTGTCTGGCACAAATTAGGCACTCAGAAAATATTGGCTGACTGAATACTGACTAGGACATGGCATATGCTTTTCTAGAATTCCTGTTCCCcaccccaaactcacacactgCCACTTAATCTCATTTTCTGCATCTCAGAAAATGGCCAGAGACCAAGGAAAGCCTCTGATTCCTCTCCTTTCTCTCATGTCCCTTACTCACTCTGTTAACAAGTCCTGTGAACATCTTCAAAATCAGCCCTGAGTCCAACCATTGTTGATCCAATCCATAGTCATCTGTCTCTAGAAGTATAGCAGGGAGCCTTCTGAGGGTCCCCGGCTTCCGCTCTTGCTGTCCCCTCCCCTGTGTTTACTTTGCACAACAACCTAAGTGACTTTTACAAATCTTACGTCACAGAGGTCACTTGTTCAAAACTCACCCAAGATTTCACCCCACACTTAGGATAAAATGCACGCTCCTCTCCCTGTGCTTCCGGTGCCCCATGAACAGTCCCAAAGTTTACCTCTTCAACCCATCTCCTCTACTCACCCTGGTCTCCTTCCACGCAGCCACCATGGCTTTGCTTTCTTCCTCCTCTGGGACAAACCAAGTTGGTTTCCACCTCAGGAACATGGCCACATGCTGTTCCCTCTGCCAGGGGGTCTCTCTCTGTCTTTATGTGGACCTTTGTTTGACCTCAGTTTGTCAAAAATCATCCTGTCCAAATAGCCTTCCTTAACACTTGACAACCCTGTCCAGATTTCTCTATCAATGTCTAACGAATGCTAAGCTCCTTGAAAGCAGGGATCATATGTGGGTTTTCATTGTTTTATCCTCATTCCCTATAACAGTGTCTGGCACAAATTAGGCACTCAGAAAATATTGGCTGACTGAATCAATACTGACTGGGACATGGCATATGCTTCTCTAGAAGTAGTGGTGGCTCTTACCTCGTTCCCTTAAGACCAATCGTCATGCTCTTGAGTGATGGCCCCGAAACTTAGAATTTCCCAGGGCAACCTGTTGGCTGCTGTAGAATATTTGTTAGAAGTGGAAGAAGAAAATTACAAGGTACATTTtgctcaatatttttaaaaaatattttttagttgtagatgaacacagtacctttatttatctttatatggtgctaaggatcgaacccagggcctcacacatgccaggcaagcactccaccactgagccacaaccccagccccattttgctcAATATTAACAGTGAAAATTAGAAGACATTCTACTCTTTTCCTTTGGATACCTGTGTAAAGGGAAGAaacagtcatttattttttatttagtcatTCAACATTGTTTATGAATGCATATTGAAAGTTAGGCAGTTTTCTAGATGCTCATCAGTACAGCAATGAATAAAACCCCTGCCTCAAAAAGTTTAGATTTTATTGGGTACAGCCAGATGCATGCTCCTTTTCCTGTGCTTCCTGGTGCCCCCATGAACAGTCCCAGAGGACCTTTTCAACCCATCTCCTCTGTTCAATCTGGCTTCCTTCCACAGAACCACCATGGTTTTGCTTTCTTCCTCTTCTGGGACAAATCAGAAATTtgtttaaagtttaaaaaaacagATACATTTGATAAATGGTTACATATTTGGAGAAACATAAAGAAGTGGTACAGAGGGATAGGAATTGCTTGAGCCAGGATTCATTGCTGTCTAAAGAACTATTTGAGGATTATTACCCAAGGCATAGAACAAAATTGGTCCTGATGGTTGAACTTGTTGGTGGTCTAAACTGGTGAGGAGGTGTAttggtcagctttctgttactataacaaatatctgagatcatcaacctataaagagagaaggtttattttggctcacagtttttagAGATTCCAGAAAAAGCCATTGCTTttaggttgctggtgggcaggaggTGTCATAGAGCAAGGATAGGAAAGCATTGTGGAGCAAAATTGTTCAAATTATGACTAGGAGGCCAAAGA contains:
- the Spata45 gene encoding spermatogenesis-associated protein 45, which encodes MSSINRLKTINQNRISKQRLLEQINEKRETNCFVERSNQVSFLRVQKRHFSGAHQSCVFTHFNEGIPDSSRSSWVQPSIFVHPEKRHFEPKNNGIFG